A window of Pararhodobacter sp. genomic DNA:
AGCAGCGCCTCTTCGATCCGGGGGCGGATTTGCACGAAACGCTGCGAGGGCACCGGCACCGAGATCGCATAGATCTCGCCGTGGCGATCACGCAGCGCCCCGCCCAATGCGGAAATCCCCTCGGTGTGCTCGTCGCTGTCACATGCCAGACCGGTTTCCCGCACCTGTGCCAGAAGCGCGGCAAACGCTGGCCAGTCGCCGCGTTTGTGCCAGCGTTGCCATTCATCCTCGACCAGCTTGCGCGCCTGATCCTCGGGCAGCAGCGACAGCGCCGAGCGTCCGTTGGCCGTGGTGGTCAGCGGAAAGGCATCCCCCACCGACGAGACCGTGCGCAGCCGGTGCATACCCGGCACCTGATCGAGAAAAATCATCGCCGCGCCGCGCAAGACCGACAGATCCGCCGTTTCGCCCAATTGCCGCGACAGTTCCGACAGGTGCAAACGGCATTCCTCGACAACATTATAGCGCGTCGCCTCCGAGAGCGCGGTGATCTCGGGTCCCAATCTGATGCTGCCGCCCGAGCTTGACGCAATCACCAAGCGCTCGGCCTGCAACGCGCCAACGATTCGCTGCACCGTAGAGCGGGGCAATTCCACCCGTTCCGCAATCTGGCCAAGCGACAACCCGTCGGTATCATCGCGCAAAACCCTGAGAATCGCCGCCGCACGGGCGATGACTTGAATGCCGGAGCGGGCGGTTGCTTGGTCGTTCATCGGCTAAGTCCTTACAAGTGTCTCACTAGGCAATACAGCAATCAATCATCACTTTGCAATACGGTACAAACAGCGGAATCTGTATTGACCGCTATGCGGTGCATCCGTATCGTATCATGAACTGGGAGGGGCGCAACTGCACTGCCCACACCGCACGACATTCGAGGAGGAAATCGTCATGGTGAAAGTTCGCGGGATCGAGTTCGAGGGCAATCTCGACAACAGCATGGGGCTGGAGTTCTACAATCTCAGCCACCGGTTCGGGTTTCAAAACCCCAATTGGCCGTATTTCGAAGATACCAAAATCGAGCGCATCCATTATATGGCGAAATCCGGCGTGCTCTCGCAGCGCATCACCACCACGATGCACGCCACCACCCATATCGACGCGCCCGCCCATGTCGTGCAGGGCACGCCGTTTATCGACGAAGTGCCGCTGCCGCATTTCTTCGGCTCGGGGATCGTGGTCGCCTTGCCCAAGAAGAAATGGGAGCCGATCACCGCCGAGGATCTCGAGAAAGCCTGCGGTCATGTGATCCGCAAAGGCGATGTGCTGATCATCAACACCGGCTGGCACAAACACTATGAAGATGGAGACTATTTCGCCTATTGCCCCGGTTTCGTGAAATCGGCGGGCGAATGGATGGTCGAGAAGGGCGTCAAGGTTGTCGGTCATGACACCCAAGCCAATGACCACCCGCTGGCCACCGCAATTGGCCCCCAGCGCAACGGCCCGCTACTGCCGCATCTGGCCGAGGAATACAAGGAATGGTCCGGCGGTGTCGATTGGAAGGACGCATTTCCCGAGTGGGAGCCGGTGCATAACGTGCTGTTCAAAAATGGCATTATGGGGATCGAGAATGTCGGCGGCGATCTGGACGCAGTCACCGGCAAACGCTGCACCTTTGCCTTCTTCCCCTGGAACTGGGACCGCGGCGACGGCTGTATCGTGCGGCTGGTCGCAATGATCGACAAAAGCCAGAACTTCCGCATCGAAGCGGGCGAGGCGATCTGAGGCATGTCGGATCGGGCCTTGCCCGATCCGACCGGCGGGGGGCTACGCGCCCCCCGCACCCCCGCGGAGTATTTTCCGCAAGATGAAGCACAAGCCGGAAGGGGAGGTCTGGCCCATGCATGTGAAACACTTTCAGGACGCCGCCCCCTATGAAGCGCCGAACCATTTCGGCTGCCATGGGCTGCGGTTGCAAGGGTTCGAACCGGATGGCCCCAAAAATCAATGGGTTGGCCTGAGCCAGTTCCTGCCCGCAGGCGGCGCAGGGCCGGACAGCACGCCTTTTGAGAAAGTCTATGTCGTCCTTGAAGGCGAGATGACCGTGATCATCGACGGCACCGAGACCGTACTTGGCAAATACGACAGCTGCACGATCCCCGCCGGTGAAATCCGCACCATCGAAAACCGCAGCAATCACACCTGCACAATGCTGGTGGTGATCCCCTACCCGCCCGGAGTGACGCCATGACCCTGCCCGACCCTCTCGAGTTGTTCAATGTGCGCGGCAAGATCGCGCTGATCACCGGCGCATCGGGCGCCTTTGGCGCGGTGGCGGCGCGGATCTTGGGCGGCGCGGGCTGCAAGCTGGTGCTTGCCGCGGGCAATGCCGCGGCGCTGGCCGAACTGGCCGAGGCGTGTCGCGCAGGCGGCGCCGAGGTCATCGAGGTCAACGCCCGCCCCGACAGCGAGGCGGCCTGTGACGCGCTGGTGGCCAAAGCCGTCGAGGCGTTCGGCGCGCTCGATATTCTGGTGGTGGCATCGGGGATGAATAAAGTTGCCAAGATCGACGAGATGGCACCCGAGACATTCGCGCAGGTGATGGATGCCAATGTCACCCAAAGCTGGCTTTTGGCGCGGGCGGCCACGGTGCAGATGAAAGCGCAGGGCTCGGGCAAGATTGTGCTGGTCAGCTCGGCGCGCGGGCTCCTGGGGCATCCGGCGGGCTATACCGCCTATTGCGCTTCGAAAGCGGCGGTGGACGGGATCACCAAATCGCTGGGCTGCGAGTTGGGGCCGCTTGGCATCACCGTCAATGCAATTGCCCCCACCGTGTTCCGCAGCCCGCTGACCGCATGGATGTTCGGCGACGACGATCACGCCAAATCCGTCCGTGCGGGGTTCTTGGCCCGCGTTCCCAAAGGCCGCTTGGGCGAACCCGAGGATCTGGCCGGTCCGCTGCTGTTTCTCGCCTCGAAAGCCTCAGATTTTTACACCGGGCATATCCTCTATGCCGACGGTGGCTATACGGCGGGTTGAGGGATGAGCGCGCGCGCACAACAGATTGCGGTGATCGGCGCGGGGCTGATGGGCCACGGGATTGCCCTGACACTTGCGCGGGCGGGATATCCGGTGGCGATCACCGATCCCGTGGCCGAGGCCCGCGCCTCGGTCAAATCCCGGATCAGCGCCAGCATGGGGCTGTTGGGGCATGCCGAAGGCGAGATCACGCAGACGCTTGATCTGGTTGAGGTTCTCGACACCACCGCGCAGGCCGTGGCACAGGCGGATGTGGTCTTTGAAGCGGCGCCCGAGAAAATGGACCTCAAACGCCGGATCTTTGCCGAAGTTGAGGCCCACGCGCCCGAGTCGGCAATTCTGGCCTCGAACACTTCGGTGATGCCGATCACCGAGATCATGCGCGATCTGCGGCTGAAATCCCGCGCGCTTGGCACCCATTGGTGGAATCCGCCGCATCTGATCCCGCTGGTTGAAGTGGTGCGCACCCGTTGGACCGATGACACCGCCATGCGTAAAATGGTCGCTCTCTTGGAAAACGCCGGTAAAACACCGGTGCGCGTCGAGCAGGACGTGCCCGGATTCATCGGCAACCGCCTGCAACATGCGCTCTGGCGTGAGGCGATCAGCCTTGTCGAGCGCGGGATTTGCGATGCAGAATCCGTCGATACGGTGATCAAATCCTGCTTTGGCCGCCGCCTGTCAGTGCTGGGACCGCTGGAGAATGCCGATCTGGTCGGCACCGATCTGACGCTGGATATCCACAACACGGTGCTGGCCGATCTCGAAAGCCGCCAAGGCCCCTCGCCCTATCTGCAACGCCTCGTCGCCGAGGGCAAACTGGGCATGAAAACCGGCGAAGGGTTCCGCAAATGGACACCGGAACAGGCTGACGCGCTGCGCAACCGTGTTGCCACGCATTTGCGCAAACTGGACGGAATACTCGACGACTAGGCGCAGCTCCGCGCCATTTCCAACCATCTCGAACTGGGGAGGACGAGACCATGACATCCTTACACCGTAGCACCATCAACCGCCGCCGGTTTCTTGCCGGCACTTCGGCGCTGCTGGCCGCGCCCGCAATCTTGCGCGGCAGTCGTGCCTATGCGCAAACACCGACGCTCAAAGTCGGCCATGTCAGCCCGCGCACCGGCCCGCTGGCCGGATTTGCCGAAGCCGATGACTATGTGCTCGAGGCGATTTCCCAAAGGTTCAGCGCCGGAATCGAGAACAACGGCCGTACTTGGGCGATCGAGGTGATCTCGAAGGACAGCCAGTCGAACCCGAACCGCGCCGCCGAAGTGGCCAGCCAGTTGATCCTCGAGGATGAGGTCGACATCATCGTCGCGGCCTCGACGCCGGACACGGTCAATCCGGTCTCGGATCAGGCCGAGATCAACGACGTTCCCTGTATCACCACCGATTGCCCGTGGCAGCCGTATTTCTTTGGCCGCGGCGGCAATCCTGCCGAGGGCTTTCGCAATACCTTCCATTTTTTCTGGGGTCTTGAGGATGTGATCGCCGCCTTCCTCGATATGTGGGGCGGCACAGGGGTGGCGCCGGTAATCGGTGGATTGTTCCCCAATGATGCGGATGGCAACGCTTGGGGCGATCCGGTCAATGGCTTGCCCACGCCGCTGGCCGAGGCCGGTTACAACCTGATCGATCCCGGTCGCTATCAGCCGATGTCGGATGATTTCTCGAACTATATCAACGCCTTCAAAGAGGCCGGATGCGAGATTGTCACCGGCAATATGATCGCGCCGGATTTCGGCACCTTCTGGGCGCAGGCCGCGCAACAAGGCTTTGCGCCGAAGATCGTGACCATCGGCAAGGCGCTGTTGTTCCCCTCGGTGATCGAGGGCTTGGGGGACCGCGGTATTGGCCTCTCGTCCGAGGTCTGGTGGTCGCCCAACCATCCCTTCGCCTCATCCCTGACCGGCGCCAGTGCCGCCGATCTCGCGCATGGGTTCACCGCCGCCACCGGCCGCCCGTGGACGCAGCCGATCGGCTTTAAACACGCGCTCTTCGAGGTCGTCGCCGATGTTGTTGCGCGCTCCGAGGATCTCGAGGATCCCGACGCCCTGCTGGAGGCGATCCGCACGACGGATATCAACTCGATTGTCGGACCGATCAACTGGGCGAACGGGCCAGTGCCGAACGTCACCAAAACACCTCTGGTCGCCGGTCAATGGCAGCGTGAAGGCGAGGGCATTGATCTGAAGATCGTCGCCAACTCCCACGCGCCCGAGATCCCGACCACCGGCGAATTGATGTTGCTGGCGTAACGCGCAAATGCCGTCCGGCGGTGGCCGGGCGGCGTGGTTTACTGCAGAGGGTTTGATGTCGGTAATTCTGGAACTCAACGGTGTGACGAAAGCCTTTGGCGCGGTGGTTGTCGCCGATGACCAAAGCTGGACCCTCGACAAGGGCGAGGCCTTGGGGGTGATCGGGCCGAACGGCGCGGGCAAAACCACGATGTTCAATCTGGTCACCGGCAATCTTGCTGCGGATGCCGGTGTGATCCGGCTCAACGGCGAGACGATCAGCAAATGGTCCGCCGCACGCCGCTGCCGCGCCGGTATCGCGCGCAGTTTTCAGGTGCCACAACCCTTTGCGCATATGACCGTGTTTGAAAATGCCTATGTCGCTGCCACACAGGGCGCGGGGCTCTCGTCGACACAGGCCGACCGGCTGTGTCTTGAGGTGCTCGACCGCACTGGCTTGCTGGCCAAGTCCAACGTCAAGGCCGGTGGCCTGACCCTGCTCGAGCGCAAGCGGCTGGAGCTCTCGCGCGCGCTCTGTGCCAAGCCCAGTGTTCTGCTGCTTGACGAGATCGCGGGCGGGCTCACCGAACACGAATGCCACGCGCTGATCCAGACCATCAAGGATGTGCGCGAAACCGGCGTGTCGATCGTCTGGATCGAACATGTCGTGCATGCGCTGCTGGCCGTTGTCGACCGGCTGATTGTGATCGATTTCGGCAAAAAGATCGCCGAGGGCGCACCCACGGCAATCATGCAATCCGACGCCGTGCGCGAGATTTATCTGGGGCTTGATGCCGATGCCTGATCCGATCCTGACCATCGACGGGCTCAACGCCCATTACGGCGATTTCCAAGCGCTCTATGATCTCTCGATGAGCGTCGAAGCCGGCGAAGTCGTGGCGGTGATTGGCGCGAATGGCGCCGGTAAAACCACGCTGCTGCGCTCGATCAGCGGGCTGTTGCGCAATGCGCCTGCGTCGGTGCTCTGGCGCGGCACCCCGATCGGGGCGATGCGCGCCGACCAGATTGCCGCGCAGGGCATCGCGCTGGTGCCCGAGGGCCGTCTGCTCTTTCCGTCGCTGAGCGTCGAGGAAAACCTGATCATCGGCGGGCAATCGGGCCGCAAGGGGCCGTGGAATTTGCAACGCGTTTACCGGCTGTTTCCGGTGCTGGAAGAGCGCCGCAATCAGGCCTCGACTTCGCTATCGGGCGGGCAGCAGCAGATGGTCGCGATTGGCCGCGCGCTGATGTCGAACCCCGATGTGGTGTTGATGGACGAGATCAGCCTTGGCCTCGCGCCGGTGATCATCCGCCAGATCTATGAGGCCCTGCCCGGCATTGTCGGCGAAGGTCTGACGGCAGTGCTGGTCGAGCAAGACATCTCGAAGGCGCTCTCGGTCTCGAAACGGGTCTACTGCCTGCAAGAGGGCCGCGTCTCGCTTGAAGGCCCATCTCAATCTGTATCGCGCGACGATATTTCGCGCGCATATTTCGGGGTTTAGCCAATGGATTGGATCAATGCTGTTATCCAGGGCGTGTTGCTGGGCGGGCTCTATGCCCTCTTCGCCGCCGGGTTGAGCCTGATTTTCGGAGTGATGCGGCTGGTCAATATTGCCCATGGCGATCTGATCGTGCTCTCGGCCTATCTGGCGCTGACCGTGACCACGGCGTTGGGGCTGCATCCCCTGCTGGCGCTGGTCATTGTCGTGCCGGGCATGGCGCTGGTCGGCTATACGCTGCAACGCGCGATCCTGAACCGGACCATGGGCGATGACCTGCTACCGCCCTTGCTGGTGACCTTTGGTCTGTCGGTGATCATCCAGAACGCGTTGCTGGCGGGGTATTCCGCCGATCCGCAAAAGCTGCAAGGCGGCGCCATCGAGACCGCCAGCGTGGCACTTGGCCCGATTGCGCTGGGAGTGATGCCGCTGATCGTCTTTGCCACGGCGGTGGTGGTGATCGCGGCACTGCAATGGATGTTCTACCGCACCGCCCTTGGCCGCGCCTTTCGCGCCACCTCGGACAATCAGGATATCGCCCAATTGATGGGGCTGAACCGCGCGCATGTCTTCGGGCTGGCGATGGGGCTGTCGCTGGCGGTCACCGCGTTGGCGGGCGTGTTTTTGGGCATGCGCACCTCTTTTGATCCTGCCGCCGGTTCGGCGCGGCTGATCTTCGGCTTTGAAGCGGTAATCATCGGCGGTCTGGGCAATCTGTGGGGCACTTTGGCCGGAGGCGTGATCCTCGGCGTGGCGCAAACCCTCGGCGCCAAAATCAACCCCGGTTTCCAAATTCTGGCAGGGCATCTCGTGTTTCTCGCGATCCTTGCGATCCGGCCCCGTGGCCTCTTTCCAAGGATTGACGGATGAGCACTCTTACAGTTACCCGCCGCACCCGCCTGTCGACAGTGGTCCTGATCCTGCTGGCACCGATCCTCATCGCGCTGATTGCAGCCCCGTGGTGGGCGGGGCGCGCGGATCTGCGACTGATGGGCGAGATCGCGCTGTATATGTCGCTGGCAACCCTGTGGAACCTGCTGGCGGGCTATGCGGGTCTCGTGTCGGTCGGCCAACAGGCCTATGTCGGGCTTGGCGGCTATCTGTTCTTTGCGCTGACCATGCTGGCGGGCATCGACCCTTATGCGGCCCTACCCCTCGCGGCGCTGGCGGGAGCAGTCATCGCCGCACCGGTGGCGGTGCTGATCTTCCGGCTGCGCGGCGCCTATTTCGCCATCGGCACCTGGGTCATGGCCGAGGTCTTCCGGCTGAGCTTCGCACAGGTTTCGGCGCTGGGTGGCGGATCGGGCACGTCGCTGTCCGCGGATATCGTGCGCGGCATGGCTGATGGGCGCGCGGCCCGTGAGGCCATGGCCTGGTGGCTCGCACTCGGCGTCGCGGTGCTGGTGATTGGTGCGGTGGTGCTGTTCCTGCGCTCGCGCCAAGGCGTGGCGCTGACCGCGATCCGCGACAACGAGGTCGCCGCGCGCAGCCTCGGCATTGATATCTGGCGCAGCAAATTCATCGTCTATGTCGTCGTCGGCGGGCTGACCACATTGGTCGGCTGCCTGATCTTCCTGCAAAAACTACGGATCTCGCCGGATGCGGCCTTCAGCGTCAACGACTGGACCGCCTTTGTCATCTTTATCGTGGTGATCGGCGGCATCGGCACCATCGAAGGGCCGATCATCGGCACGCTGGTGTTCTTTGCGCTGCGCGAGACCATGGCCGATCTGGGCACACTTTATCTGATCGCGCTGGGGCTGGTGGCAATTGTCATCATGCTCAAGGCCCCGCGCGGCCTCTGGGGGTTCCTGCGCGACCGCTACAACCTCGAGATTTTCCCCCTCAGCCGCCGGGTGACCGGTCTGACCAAAGGAGCCTGACCCATGGCGCGCAAACCCAGGACGATCATCACCTGTGCCGTGACCGGCGCGATCCACACGCCGACCATGTCCGACGCCCTGCCCTATACCTACGACCAGATCGCCACGCAGGCGATTGCCGCGGCCGAGGCGGGTGCCTCGATCCTGCATCTGCACGCGCGTGACCCCAAAACCGGCGCACCGTCGATCAACCCCGATGATTTCGCGCCGTTTCTGGCCCGCATCAAGCAGGCCACCGATGCCGTGGTGAACATCTCGACCGGTGGCTCGCTGACCGCCTCGATTCAAGACCGCATCAAACCCGCGCTGACCTTCAAACCCGAGATGTGTTCGATGAACATGGGCTCGTTGAACTTCAGCTTTCACGGGCTGGCGGCGCGCTACACAACCTGGAAATTCGACTGGGAGAAAGCCTATGTCGCGGGCTCCGAGGGCAATATTTTCCGCAACACCTTCAAGGATATCAAGGAAGCCGCCGAGACCCTCGCCCCCGACCAGATCAAGTTCGAGCACGAGATTTACGACGTCGGCCACCTTTATAACCTCAAGGCGATGGCCGATCAGGGGCATTTCAAGGCACCGATTTTCCTGCAATTCGTGATGGGCATCATGGGCGGTATCGGCGCGGATGTGGAAAACCTCGTGTTCCTCAAACGCACCGCCGACAAGCTGTTCGGCGCGGAGTACCGCTGGTCGGTGCTGGCGGCGGGTCTCGCGCAGATCCCGATGGCGGTGACCGCCAGCCAGATGGGCGGCCATGTGCGCGTCGGGCTGGAGGACAGCCTGTTCATCGCGCGCGGCGAACTGGCCGAGTCAAATGCCGCGCAGGTCACCAAGGTGCGCCGGATCCTCGAAGACCTCGGCAACACCATCGCCACCCCGGATGAGGCCCGCGAGATG
This region includes:
- a CDS encoding IclR family transcriptional regulator gives rise to the protein MNDQATARSGIQVIARAAAILRVLRDDTDGLSLGQIAERVELPRSTVQRIVGALQAERLVIASSSGGSIRLGPEITALSEATRYNVVEECRLHLSELSRQLGETADLSVLRGAAMIFLDQVPGMHRLRTVSSVGDAFPLTTTANGRSALSLLPEDQARKLVEDEWQRWHKRGDWPAFAALLAQVRETGLACDSDEHTEGISALGGALRDRHGEIYAISVPVPSQRFVQIRPRIEEALLEMLATLRVQLAY
- a CDS encoding cyclase family protein; translation: MVKVRGIEFEGNLDNSMGLEFYNLSHRFGFQNPNWPYFEDTKIERIHYMAKSGVLSQRITTTMHATTHIDAPAHVVQGTPFIDEVPLPHFFGSGIVVALPKKKWEPITAEDLEKACGHVIRKGDVLIINTGWHKHYEDGDYFAYCPGFVKSAGEWMVEKGVKVVGHDTQANDHPLATAIGPQRNGPLLPHLAEEYKEWSGGVDWKDAFPEWEPVHNVLFKNGIMGIENVGGDLDAVTGKRCTFAFFPWNWDRGDGCIVRLVAMIDKSQNFRIEAGEAI
- a CDS encoding cupin domain-containing protein gives rise to the protein MHVKHFQDAAPYEAPNHFGCHGLRLQGFEPDGPKNQWVGLSQFLPAGGAGPDSTPFEKVYVVLEGEMTVIIDGTETVLGKYDSCTIPAGEIRTIENRSNHTCTMLVVIPYPPGVTP
- a CDS encoding SDR family NAD(P)-dependent oxidoreductase — translated: MTLPDPLELFNVRGKIALITGASGAFGAVAARILGGAGCKLVLAAGNAAALAELAEACRAGGAEVIEVNARPDSEAACDALVAKAVEAFGALDILVVASGMNKVAKIDEMAPETFAQVMDANVTQSWLLARAATVQMKAQGSGKIVLVSSARGLLGHPAGYTAYCASKAAVDGITKSLGCELGPLGITVNAIAPTVFRSPLTAWMFGDDDHAKSVRAGFLARVPKGRLGEPEDLAGPLLFLASKASDFYTGHILYADGGYTAG
- a CDS encoding 3-hydroxyacyl-CoA dehydrogenase family protein translates to MSARAQQIAVIGAGLMGHGIALTLARAGYPVAITDPVAEARASVKSRISASMGLLGHAEGEITQTLDLVEVLDTTAQAVAQADVVFEAAPEKMDLKRRIFAEVEAHAPESAILASNTSVMPITEIMRDLRLKSRALGTHWWNPPHLIPLVEVVRTRWTDDTAMRKMVALLENAGKTPVRVEQDVPGFIGNRLQHALWREAISLVERGICDAESVDTVIKSCFGRRLSVLGPLENADLVGTDLTLDIHNTVLADLESRQGPSPYLQRLVAEGKLGMKTGEGFRKWTPEQADALRNRVATHLRKLDGILDD
- a CDS encoding ABC transporter substrate-binding protein, whose amino-acid sequence is MTSLHRSTINRRRFLAGTSALLAAPAILRGSRAYAQTPTLKVGHVSPRTGPLAGFAEADDYVLEAISQRFSAGIENNGRTWAIEVISKDSQSNPNRAAEVASQLILEDEVDIIVAASTPDTVNPVSDQAEINDVPCITTDCPWQPYFFGRGGNPAEGFRNTFHFFWGLEDVIAAFLDMWGGTGVAPVIGGLFPNDADGNAWGDPVNGLPTPLAEAGYNLIDPGRYQPMSDDFSNYINAFKEAGCEIVTGNMIAPDFGTFWAQAAQQGFAPKIVTIGKALLFPSVIEGLGDRGIGLSSEVWWSPNHPFASSLTGASAADLAHGFTAATGRPWTQPIGFKHALFEVVADVVARSEDLEDPDALLEAIRTTDINSIVGPINWANGPVPNVTKTPLVAGQWQREGEGIDLKIVANSHAPEIPTTGELMLLA
- a CDS encoding ABC transporter ATP-binding protein — translated: MSVILELNGVTKAFGAVVVADDQSWTLDKGEALGVIGPNGAGKTTMFNLVTGNLAADAGVIRLNGETISKWSAARRCRAGIARSFQVPQPFAHMTVFENAYVAATQGAGLSSTQADRLCLEVLDRTGLLAKSNVKAGGLTLLERKRLELSRALCAKPSVLLLDEIAGGLTEHECHALIQTIKDVRETGVSIVWIEHVVHALLAVVDRLIVIDFGKKIAEGAPTAIMQSDAVREIYLGLDADA
- a CDS encoding ABC transporter ATP-binding protein, giving the protein MPDPILTIDGLNAHYGDFQALYDLSMSVEAGEVVAVIGANGAGKTTLLRSISGLLRNAPASVLWRGTPIGAMRADQIAAQGIALVPEGRLLFPSLSVEENLIIGGQSGRKGPWNLQRVYRLFPVLEERRNQASTSLSGGQQQMVAIGRALMSNPDVVLMDEISLGLAPVIIRQIYEALPGIVGEGLTAVLVEQDISKALSVSKRVYCLQEGRVSLEGPSQSVSRDDISRAYFGV
- a CDS encoding branched-chain amino acid ABC transporter permease; protein product: MDWINAVIQGVLLGGLYALFAAGLSLIFGVMRLVNIAHGDLIVLSAYLALTVTTALGLHPLLALVIVVPGMALVGYTLQRAILNRTMGDDLLPPLLVTFGLSVIIQNALLAGYSADPQKLQGGAIETASVALGPIALGVMPLIVFATAVVVIAALQWMFYRTALGRAFRATSDNQDIAQLMGLNRAHVFGLAMGLSLAVTALAGVFLGMRTSFDPAAGSARLIFGFEAVIIGGLGNLWGTLAGGVILGVAQTLGAKINPGFQILAGHLVFLAILAIRPRGLFPRIDG
- a CDS encoding branched-chain amino acid ABC transporter permease, whose protein sequence is MSTLTVTRRTRLSTVVLILLAPILIALIAAPWWAGRADLRLMGEIALYMSLATLWNLLAGYAGLVSVGQQAYVGLGGYLFFALTMLAGIDPYAALPLAALAGAVIAAPVAVLIFRLRGAYFAIGTWVMAEVFRLSFAQVSALGGGSGTSLSADIVRGMADGRAAREAMAWWLALGVAVLVIGAVVLFLRSRQGVALTAIRDNEVAARSLGIDIWRSKFIVYVVVGGLTTLVGCLIFLQKLRISPDAAFSVNDWTAFVIFIVVIGGIGTIEGPIIGTLVFFALRETMADLGTLYLIALGLVAIVIMLKAPRGLWGFLRDRYNLEIFPLSRRVTGLTKGA
- a CDS encoding 3-keto-5-aminohexanoate cleavage protein, whose product is MARKPRTIITCAVTGAIHTPTMSDALPYTYDQIATQAIAAAEAGASILHLHARDPKTGAPSINPDDFAPFLARIKQATDAVVNISTGGSLTASIQDRIKPALTFKPEMCSMNMGSLNFSFHGLAARYTTWKFDWEKAYVAGSEGNIFRNTFKDIKEAAETLAPDQIKFEHEIYDVGHLYNLKAMADQGHFKAPIFLQFVMGIMGGIGADVENLVFLKRTADKLFGAEYRWSVLAAGLAQIPMAVTASQMGGHVRVGLEDSLFIARGELAESNAAQVTKVRRILEDLGNTIATPDEAREMLGLKGGDRVNF